A genome region from Terriglobia bacterium includes the following:
- a CDS encoding nucleotide sugar dehydrogenase — translation MGHNRKVAIVGLGYVGLPIAVAFGKKEHLIAFDINEARVEELKARYDRNGDVSKCDFEGNKAEYTTDPARLRDADFFIVAVPTPVDEAKRPDLTPLIRSSETVGRHLRPGSIVVYESTVYPGATEEVCVPILEKTSRFKCGKEFKIGYSPERINPGDNEHTFTKILKVVSGQDAETLEIVASVYASVVTAGVHKAASIRVAEAAKVIENTQRDLNIALINELSIIFHRMGIDTHDVLEAAGTKWNFLRFSPGLVGGHCIGVDPYYLTHKAEQLGYIPQVILSGRRINDGMGVFVAKEVVKRTLARGKVCFDGSRPLATILGFTFKENVSDLRNTRVIDIVNALKSYSFDVQIHDPLAYPQEAEHEYGIKLSPLEGLKPANAVILAVSHDQFKANPWKLVTGLLKGGEGVVADVRKVLPRDQIPEGVTLWRL, via the coding sequence ATGGGTCATAATCGCAAAGTGGCCATTGTGGGCCTCGGGTACGTCGGCCTTCCGATTGCGGTAGCCTTTGGGAAGAAAGAACACCTCATCGCTTTCGACATCAACGAAGCGCGCGTTGAAGAACTGAAGGCCAGGTACGATCGCAACGGCGACGTTTCCAAATGCGATTTTGAAGGGAATAAGGCGGAATATACGACTGACCCCGCACGGTTGCGCGATGCTGATTTCTTCATCGTTGCCGTTCCCACGCCCGTGGACGAGGCCAAGCGGCCGGATTTGACACCGCTCATCCGTTCTTCCGAGACTGTGGGGCGCCACCTGCGTCCCGGCTCCATCGTAGTCTACGAGTCCACAGTCTACCCCGGAGCTACCGAGGAAGTCTGCGTGCCGATACTGGAGAAGACATCACGTTTCAAGTGCGGCAAGGAATTCAAGATCGGGTACTCCCCTGAGCGGATCAACCCAGGCGACAATGAACACACCTTTACGAAGATTCTCAAAGTGGTCTCCGGCCAGGACGCCGAGACGCTCGAAATTGTCGCATCGGTGTACGCCTCGGTTGTAACAGCGGGTGTACATAAGGCGGCTTCGATCAGAGTCGCCGAGGCCGCCAAGGTAATCGAGAACACCCAGCGCGACCTGAATATCGCCCTCATCAACGAACTCTCGATCATTTTTCACCGCATGGGTATTGACACGCACGATGTGCTCGAGGCGGCAGGAACAAAGTGGAACTTCCTTAGATTCTCCCCCGGCCTGGTCGGCGGGCACTGTATCGGAGTTGATCCCTACTATCTGACGCACAAGGCCGAGCAACTCGGCTATATCCCGCAAGTGATCCTCTCCGGCAGGCGGATTAATGACGGAATGGGCGTCTTTGTGGCCAAGGAAGTCGTCAAACGTACGCTCGCGCGCGGCAAAGTCTGCTTTGATGGAAGCCGCCCGCTCGCGACGATCCTCGGCTTCACGTTCAAGGAGAACGTCAGCGACCTGCGCAACACGCGCGTGATCGACATCGTCAATGCGCTGAAATCCTACAGCTTCGACGTGCAGATTCATGACCCCCTGGCGTATCCGCAGGAGGCGGAGCATGAGTACGGCATCAAGCTGTCGCCGCTGGAGGGACTAAAACCCGCAAACGCGGTCATCCTCGCGGTGTCGCACGACCAGTTCAAGGCGAATCCCTGGAAACTGGTTACGGGATTGCTCAAGGGTGGGGAGGGCGTGGTCGCGGACGTTCGCAAGGTCTTGCCCCGCGACCAGATCCCTGAGGGTGTCACGCTGTGGCGCCTGTAA
- a CDS encoding CocE/NonD family hydrolase, whose amino-acid sequence MMVVLQPGRSQTAPDLSQLFARSEMMIPMRDGVRLHTEICVPKKAPEALPFLITRTPYGINDDSQGFSRTLGSYRELIPEGFIFVFQDIRGRFQSEGKFVMQRPPRDRSDSKSIDEGTDTYDTIAWLLKNVPNHNGRAGLLGISYGGWLTMMGLLEPHPALKAASEQASPADMFLGDDFHHNGAFRLSYGFEYAAELETDRTNYLFPFDIADTFEWYLRLGPLANANKLHFHEKIPTWNDFVAHPNYDEFWQKQAFPRYLGDLKLAVPNLNVAGWWDQEDFYGPIKIYELLEKNDSNHMNYLVVGPWNHGGWARGDGSRLGPVPFDNDTGRYFRENIQRAWFAYWLKDKGALPLTEAMTFETGSNRWKTWDTWPPQQAIAMQKLYFHAGSRLSFNAPGGGAADSYDSYLSDPAKPVPYRQRPIQATYGSGSTWSTWLLEDQRFVYLRPDTVAWSTEPLAEDLTLAGDIVTHLFASTTGSDSDWIVKLIDVYPEAYPNDPRMAGYQLMIANEVFRGRFRRSFEKPEPLIPNQPAEFTIGLHTNDHTFLKGHRIMVQVQSTWFPLIDRNPQKFVPNIFLANPRDFQKTTQRVYRSAQHPSSIELPVVKH is encoded by the coding sequence ATGATGGTGGTTCTGCAGCCGGGCAGGAGCCAGACGGCGCCGGATCTCAGCCAGTTGTTCGCCAGGTCGGAAATGATGATCCCGATGCGCGATGGCGTTCGCCTGCACACTGAGATCTGCGTGCCCAAGAAAGCCCCCGAGGCCCTCCCTTTTCTCATCACGCGTACCCCTTACGGCATCAACGATGACAGCCAAGGATTCTCGCGAACGCTTGGCAGCTACCGCGAGCTGATCCCCGAGGGCTTCATTTTCGTCTTTCAGGACATTCGCGGACGGTTTCAATCCGAAGGAAAGTTTGTCATGCAGCGCCCGCCGCGAGATCGCAGTGATTCTAAATCCATCGATGAGGGCACCGACACCTACGACACGATCGCCTGGCTGCTTAAGAACGTCCCCAACCACAACGGCCGGGCAGGCCTGCTCGGCATTTCCTATGGGGGCTGGCTCACGATGATGGGGCTGCTCGAGCCGCATCCCGCGCTGAAGGCCGCTTCCGAACAGGCCTCGCCAGCCGACATGTTCCTCGGTGACGATTTCCACCACAATGGTGCCTTCCGCCTGAGCTATGGCTTCGAATATGCCGCAGAACTGGAAACGGACAGGACCAACTATCTTTTCCCGTTTGACATCGCCGACACCTTCGAGTGGTATCTGCGGCTCGGGCCGCTCGCCAACGCCAACAAACTCCACTTCCACGAAAAGATTCCAACCTGGAACGATTTCGTCGCCCATCCGAACTACGACGAGTTCTGGCAGAAGCAGGCGTTTCCACGCTACCTGGGGGACTTGAAACTGGCTGTTCCGAATCTCAACGTGGCCGGGTGGTGGGATCAGGAGGATTTCTACGGGCCTATTAAGATTTACGAACTGCTCGAAAAGAACGACAGCAATCACATGAACTACCTGGTCGTGGGTCCCTGGAACCACGGCGGCTGGGCGCGCGGAGACGGCAGCCGCCTGGGTCCCGTTCCGTTCGACAACGACACCGGCAGATATTTCCGTGAAAATATCCAGAGAGCTTGGTTTGCGTATTGGCTGAAGGACAAAGGCGCCCTGCCGTTGACGGAAGCCATGACCTTCGAAACCGGTTCGAACCGATGGAAGACTTGGGATACATGGCCGCCGCAGCAAGCCATCGCCATGCAGAAGCTCTATTTCCACGCCGGCAGCCGGCTGTCATTCAACGCACCCGGCGGCGGTGCAGCCGACTCGTACGACAGCTACCTTTCCGATCCTGCTAAGCCCGTGCCGTATCGCCAGCGGCCCATACAGGCAACATACGGTTCGGGAAGCACATGGTCGACCTGGCTGCTGGAAGATCAGCGGTTCGTGTATCTGCGCCCGGACACAGTCGCATGGTCGACGGAACCGCTGGCGGAGGACTTGACCCTGGCGGGAGACATCGTCACGCACCTGTTCGCCTCGACTACCGGCAGCGACAGCGACTGGATCGTCAAACTCATCGATGTCTACCCCGAGGCATATCCGAACGATCCCAGGATGGCGGGATATCAGCTGATGATCGCCAACGAGGTCTTCCGCGGACGCTTCCGCAGGAGCTTTGAAAAGCCCGAACCGCTCATACCAAACCAGCCGGCGGAGTTCACCATCGGCTTGCACACGAACGATCACACGTTCCTGAAAGGGCATCGGATCATGGTCCAGGTGCAGAGCACCTGGTTCCCCCTGATCGACAGGAATCCCCAGAAGTTCGTGCCGAACATTTTCCTGGCCAATCCGAGAGATTTCCAGAAAACCACCCAGCGTGTCTATCGCTCGGCGCAGCACCCCTCCAGCATCGAGCTGCCGGTCGTGAAACACTGA
- a CDS encoding ABC transporter permease: MKWMGAFGRRLSVLFRRDRLDRELEEEMRFHLEMQAEENRQNGMDADEARYAARREFGNVALLKEAGWEMWGWASVERFLQDVRYAARMLRRNPGFAMVAVLTLSLGIGVNTSIFSFVDRLLLRPLPFPESARLVSLGYHSDTGTETYQGLSFPDYLYYRDHSEVLSGLAAYGDVDADVQFGDRTENLAGEIVSANYFSILGVQAALGRSFVPEEDQIPNARPSVILSYGLWRSRFGGDPEAIGRQIIMNHRGFSVVGVAPRGFAGLRLDRSAPPDFWVPTMMYPTIATFAADIDLRNQWGTHWLEAVGRLKAEMGLKQADAAFARLSFELKQGPWQEVWGKPELVKVMGKHNPLLWTATLIPAGEMRLQPQSRNTIAASLGMLAAAVGIVLLIACFNVANLLLARASGRQREMAVRLAIGAGRARLMRQLATEGLVLSLLGGSAGLLVAVLTSDFLAGFPLPFRFPLLLETGVEPRVLGFALLVSMLTGVLFGLVPAREAMRTSMTAALKVDPGCGARLRRWNARNVFMVVQAALSVVLLVGAGLFLRTLANARAADITADPGNVLMTNLNVAALKYDEARGQAFYTQLLERMEALPGVRSAALVMVVPMGGRRGGTDVSISTANDPAEKRTLQVDFNIVSPKYFETVGLPLVRGRAFTSYDRAGAAAAAIVNEQWAQQFWPGQDPVGKRFEVEQPRRTVEIMGVVRDGKFRNYRAAIKPCFYMPLAQNYWGMMNLELRTAGNPTGLAAAVRGQVQALEKNLPVSQMVTLKSYRDAGLGQERMTAGLLSGLGLLALILAAIGIYGIMSFSVAQRKREIGIRIALGARAGEVLRMVLGQGLALMLIGSAIGLAAAAAAVRFIASLLYGVSPTDPWTFATITLVLTATALLACYIPARRATRIDPMEALRNE, from the coding sequence ATGAAGTGGATGGGCGCGTTTGGCCGACGGCTTTCGGTTCTGTTCCGCCGCGACCGCCTCGACCGTGAACTCGAAGAGGAGATGCGGTTCCATCTCGAAATGCAGGCCGAGGAGAATCGGCAGAACGGGATGGATGCCGACGAGGCGCGCTATGCCGCCAGGCGGGAATTCGGAAATGTGGCTTTGCTGAAGGAAGCGGGCTGGGAAATGTGGGGATGGGCCTCGGTTGAACGGTTTTTACAAGACGTGCGTTATGCCGCTCGCATGTTGCGGCGCAATCCCGGATTCGCGATGGTTGCGGTGCTGACCCTCTCGCTGGGGATCGGAGTCAACACCTCGATCTTCAGCTTTGTAGACCGGCTCCTCTTGCGTCCGCTGCCCTTCCCGGAATCGGCCCGGCTGGTTTCACTTGGCTATCACTCCGACACCGGCACCGAGACCTATCAAGGCTTGTCCTTTCCCGATTACCTTTACTATCGGGATCACAGCGAGGTGCTTTCAGGCCTCGCAGCCTACGGCGATGTCGATGCCGACGTGCAGTTTGGGGATCGGACAGAGAACCTGGCGGGTGAGATCGTCAGCGCGAATTACTTCTCCATTTTGGGGGTGCAGGCCGCGCTTGGACGGTCGTTTGTGCCGGAAGAGGACCAGATTCCGAATGCGCGGCCATCGGTCATTCTGAGTTACGGCTTGTGGCGGAGCCGGTTCGGAGGGGACCCGGAGGCGATCGGTCGACAAATCATAATGAACCACCGCGGCTTTTCCGTGGTTGGTGTCGCGCCACGCGGCTTCGCGGGTCTGCGGCTGGACCGCAGCGCTCCACCGGATTTCTGGGTCCCAACCATGATGTATCCAACAATCGCGACGTTCGCCGCGGACATAGACCTTCGGAATCAGTGGGGCACTCACTGGCTCGAAGCGGTTGGGCGGCTCAAGGCCGAGATGGGCTTGAAACAAGCCGATGCTGCCTTTGCAAGGTTGAGTTTCGAGCTGAAACAGGGCCCATGGCAAGAGGTCTGGGGAAAGCCGGAATTGGTCAAAGTCATGGGCAAACATAATCCGCTTCTCTGGACCGCGACCCTGATCCCGGCCGGCGAGATGCGGCTGCAGCCGCAGTCTCGGAACACCATCGCGGCATCTCTCGGAATGTTGGCGGCGGCGGTGGGGATCGTGTTGCTGATTGCCTGTTTCAATGTTGCGAACCTTCTGCTGGCGCGCGCCTCCGGCCGGCAACGGGAGATGGCAGTCCGGCTCGCGATCGGCGCAGGCCGCGCACGTCTCATGCGGCAGCTGGCGACTGAGGGTCTGGTACTTTCCCTGCTGGGCGGCAGCGCCGGGCTTCTGGTGGCGGTTCTCACTTCGGATTTCCTCGCCGGCTTTCCCCTCCCATTCCGGTTTCCGTTGCTGCTGGAGACGGGTGTGGAGCCGCGTGTACTGGGCTTCGCGCTCCTGGTGTCGATGCTCACCGGCGTGCTCTTTGGACTGGTTCCGGCACGGGAGGCGATGAGAACCAGTATGACGGCGGCCCTGAAAGTCGATCCTGGATGTGGCGCGCGCCTGCGGCGATGGAATGCGCGCAACGTGTTCATGGTTGTGCAGGCGGCGCTGTCGGTGGTTCTCCTGGTCGGCGCCGGGCTCTTCCTGCGAACGCTCGCCAACGCCCGCGCCGCCGATATCACCGCGGATCCGGGCAACGTTCTGATGACGAACCTCAATGTCGCGGCACTCAAATATGACGAAGCGCGCGGACAGGCGTTCTACACGCAATTGCTGGAACGAATGGAAGCTCTGCCCGGCGTGCGCAGCGCGGCGCTGGTGATGGTCGTGCCGATGGGCGGACGTCGCGGCGGCACAGATGTGTCCATCAGCACCGCGAATGATCCCGCAGAGAAGCGGACGCTGCAGGTTGACTTCAACATCGTCTCTCCCAAGTACTTTGAAACGGTCGGCCTGCCGCTGGTGCGCGGCCGCGCCTTCACAAGCTACGACCGCGCCGGCGCGGCCGCGGCAGCAATTGTCAACGAGCAATGGGCGCAACAGTTCTGGCCGGGCCAGGATCCCGTCGGCAAGCGCTTTGAGGTGGAGCAGCCACGCCGCACGGTGGAAATAATGGGCGTGGTCAGGGACGGGAAGTTTCGCAACTACCGTGCGGCGATCAAACCCTGTTTCTACATGCCACTGGCACAGAACTATTGGGGCATGATGAACCTGGAGCTGCGGACCGCGGGCAACCCGACGGGGCTTGCAGCTGCCGTGCGGGGCCAGGTGCAGGCGCTGGAAAAGAACTTGCCGGTTTCGCAGATGGTGACGCTTAAGTCGTACCGCGACGCCGGGCTCGGGCAGGAGCGCATGACCGCGGGGCTGCTGAGCGGGCTAGGCTTGCTTGCGCTGATATTGGCGGCCATCGGAATCTACGGCATCATGTCATTCTCGGTGGCGCAGCGGAAACGGGAGATTGGAATCCGCATCGCTTTGGGGGCACGCGCCGGCGAAGTGCTGCGGATGGTGCTCGGACAAGGCCTGGCGCTGATGCTGATCGGCTCGGCGATCGGGCTGGCTGCGGCTGCGGCGGCAGTTCGATTTATCGCAAGCCTGCTCTATGGTGTCAGTCCGACGGATCCTTGGACATTCGCAACCATCACCCTCGTGCTCACCGCCACGGCGCTGCTGGCCTGCTATATTCCCGCGCGTCGCGCCACCCGAATCGATCCCATGGAGGCTCTCCGCAATGAGTGA
- a CDS encoding PadR family transcriptional regulator, whose protein sequence is MSIQRETKNSRAEIPPGTLYMLVLKTLAREPQHGYAIAQQIKRMSDDVLQVEEGSLYPALQRMLVKGWVTAEWVTAGPKRRARVYHLTPAGRKQLATEVSDFTRVMHAIVRVIEPA, encoded by the coding sequence ATGTCTATACAAAGAGAGACAAAAAACTCCCGGGCCGAGATTCCGCCCGGCACGCTTTACATGCTGGTCCTCAAGACCCTGGCCCGCGAGCCACAGCACGGATACGCCATCGCTCAACAAATTAAACGCATGTCGGACGACGTGCTCCAGGTCGAAGAGGGATCGCTTTACCCAGCCCTCCAACGGATGCTCGTGAAAGGGTGGGTCACGGCCGAGTGGGTTACGGCGGGTCCAAAGCGGCGGGCGCGCGTCTACCACCTCACGCCGGCGGGGAGGAAACAACTGGCCACTGAGGTCTCCGATTTCACCCGGGTCATGCACGCCATTGTGCGCGTGATCGAGCCCGCCTGA
- a CDS encoding GAF domain-containing protein → MTAQHCHTISAIADAINPTAKWQDVIRSILRALVENLGYKAALVRQFDDERRTLVAAGSFGLSDTYLAKGAVEIEKSELDREVLAGHVIDVPDMRSDSSFQFHQEAVAEGIGSLLAAPLALRDRIIGVMRVYSAEPRAASEEEKNFLEAAARLTARALISSQRVEALRNISRQITSSVGLQEVLTALLRRTVDELNYKGGIIRLLDATGQKLSLVAATGLSQAYLNKGEIAVARSSVDQAVLRGETVTIFDVAELSRLQYPQEALKEGIRSVHAVPLMVPDRATGSHRVIGVMRVYSAQPRRFSEDETAYIQSIASLGAISLENAQLYDELKRRIDRLQPEEQGWHRVEET, encoded by the coding sequence ATGACCGCGCAGCATTGCCACACGATCTCCGCGATCGCCGACGCCATAAATCCTACGGCGAAGTGGCAGGATGTGATCCGCTCCATTCTTCGGGCTCTAGTGGAGAATCTTGGCTACAAGGCTGCGCTGGTGCGTCAGTTCGACGACGAGCGCCGCACTCTGGTGGCCGCAGGTTCATTCGGGCTCAGCGACACGTATCTGGCCAAAGGCGCGGTCGAAATCGAAAAGAGCGAACTGGATCGCGAAGTCCTCGCCGGCCATGTGATCGATGTCCCGGACATGAGGAGTGATTCCAGCTTCCAATTTCACCAGGAGGCGGTGGCGGAAGGGATCGGCAGCCTCCTGGCCGCTCCGCTGGCACTGCGGGACAGAATCATCGGCGTCATGCGGGTGTATTCGGCAGAACCGCGGGCCGCAAGCGAGGAGGAAAAAAACTTCCTGGAGGCAGCGGCGAGACTCACAGCGAGGGCCTTGATCAGCTCGCAGCGCGTGGAGGCCCTGCGCAACATCTCCCGGCAGATCACTTCATCGGTGGGTCTCCAGGAGGTGCTGACCGCCCTCCTCCGCCGGACCGTCGACGAGTTGAACTATAAGGGGGGTATCATCCGGCTGCTTGATGCTACGGGGCAGAAACTCAGCCTGGTTGCGGCTACCGGTTTGAGCCAGGCTTACCTCAACAAGGGAGAGATCGCCGTCGCCCGCAGCAGCGTGGATCAGGCGGTTCTGCGAGGAGAGACTGTAACGATTTTCGATGTGGCTGAACTGTCTCGGCTCCAGTATCCGCAGGAGGCACTGAAGGAAGGGATACGATCGGTGCACGCAGTCCCGCTGATGGTGCCCGACCGCGCTACGGGAAGCCACAGGGTTATAGGCGTCATGCGGGTGTATTCCGCGCAGCCCCGTCGCTTCAGTGAAGACGAGACCGCGTATATTCAGTCGATCGCCAGCCTGGGCGCGATCTCCCTGGAAAACGCTCAGCTCTATGATGAACTCAAGCGGCGCATTGACCGCCTCCAACCCGAGGAGCAGGGTTGGCACCGCGTCGAAGAGACCTAA
- a CDS encoding lipid-binding SYLF domain-containing protein, producing the protein MRRLLGSIGLLVLVALPVQAQKKEQQRLQECGDVLKEILNIPDDVPQDLLDKAECAIVFPSVVKVAIGIGGSYGRGAIVCRSGKDFTGTWGAPAMFALEGGSIGFQLGGQATDFLLLVMNPKGAESVMGSKVKLGADASAAAGPKGRTAAAATDIVMRAEILSYSRARGLFAGVSLEGSTLRSDGDANKNLYGRELSARQIVREGAVKTPPAGMALVGLLNKKSPKNLSGK; encoded by the coding sequence ATGCGTAGGCTGCTGGGATCCATTGGCTTGCTGGTATTGGTGGCTCTGCCGGTCCAGGCGCAGAAGAAGGAACAGCAACGGCTTCAGGAATGCGGTGACGTCCTAAAGGAGATTCTCAACATTCCGGACGACGTCCCCCAAGATTTGCTCGACAAGGCAGAATGTGCAATCGTCTTCCCATCCGTTGTGAAGGTTGCCATTGGCATAGGCGGCAGTTATGGTCGCGGTGCGATCGTCTGCCGTTCGGGAAAGGATTTCACCGGGACTTGGGGCGCGCCGGCGATGTTTGCCCTGGAGGGCGGCAGCATAGGATTCCAGCTCGGTGGTCAGGCGACCGACTTTCTCCTGTTGGTCATGAACCCGAAGGGAGCCGAATCGGTCATGGGCAGCAAGGTCAAGCTGGGTGCAGACGCCTCGGCCGCTGCCGGTCCCAAAGGCCGCACCGCGGCAGCCGCGACTGACATCGTGATGAGAGCCGAGATCCTCTCTTATTCGCGTGCTCGCGGTCTCTTTGCCGGCGTGTCCCTGGAGGGTTCGACACTGCGCTCCGACGGCGATGCCAACAAAAACCTGTACGGCCGCGAACTGAGCGCCCGCCAGATAGTCCGGGAAGGCGCGGTCAAGACTCCTCCTGCCGGCATGGCTCTGGTCGGTCTGCTGAATAAGAAATCGCCGAAGAATCTAAGCGGCAAGTAA
- a CDS encoding SLC13 family permease has protein sequence MSLEIGIVLVILAVSILLFVSDKYSPDLVALFAVLALLLSRTLDTADALAGFGNPAVITIAFVFLVTAGLTNTGIAAWIGRHLFRIAGENEGRLVAVTMAASALLSLFMNNIASASVLLPGLTSIARRTRISSSKLLIPLSFGTLLGGMATLFTTVNILANDALHRKGLAPFTLWDFFRIGSLLTIAGIAFMALLGRKLLPDYPAKEISPVRRFPEDLARLYRISEQMFEARILAGSPLDGKTAAASHLGHNYGLNILGILRGALIKLAPGKDEILRAGDRLIIEGEVEVLQQTQEGLGLVLEPKGAAPDMVLADRDVGVAEIVISPHADVVGRSLRDIHFREKFGLAVLALLREGQPVKRGVPDVPLRVGDALLVQGPRARLELLRAERNFIILEEPEYVGGIARPDKAPWALLGMLLMLLLAGLGLLSIAAAALLGAVVMVVSGALKMEEGYQAIEWKAVVMIGGMLSMGTALEKSGAATLISHSLLHVLGPLGPAAVMAGFFVLSMFLAQVLSGAATVVLMAPIALSTAMQLQVSAHPLLMTVVLGASCAFLTPVSHPANVLVMGPGGYRFVDYARVGGYLTLIVFLLVMVLVPRFWPF, from the coding sequence ATGAGTCTCGAAATCGGTATCGTCCTGGTCATTCTGGCAGTCTCCATCCTCCTCTTCGTCTCCGACAAGTACAGCCCTGATCTGGTAGCGCTGTTCGCCGTGCTGGCGTTGCTGCTAAGCCGGACTCTCGACACCGCCGATGCCCTGGCGGGATTCGGGAATCCCGCGGTCATCACCATAGCGTTTGTATTTCTGGTCACGGCCGGTTTGACCAACACGGGGATTGCCGCCTGGATCGGGCGGCACCTGTTCCGCATTGCGGGGGAAAACGAGGGACGCCTGGTTGCCGTAACCATGGCAGCGTCCGCGCTCCTTTCGCTATTCATGAACAACATTGCTTCCGCATCGGTGCTGCTCCCCGGCCTCACCAGCATAGCGCGCCGGACCCGAATCAGCTCGTCAAAGCTGCTGATCCCGCTTTCCTTCGGCACCCTTCTCGGCGGAATGGCGACTCTGTTCACGACGGTCAATATCCTTGCCAACGACGCACTGCACCGGAAGGGGCTGGCGCCATTCACGCTCTGGGATTTCTTCCGCATCGGCAGCCTGCTGACCATTGCGGGGATTGCCTTCATGGCGTTGCTCGGCCGGAAGCTCCTGCCCGACTATCCCGCCAAGGAGATATCCCCCGTGCGCCGCTTTCCTGAGGATCTGGCCAGGCTTTACCGCATTTCGGAGCAGATGTTCGAAGCGCGCATCCTCGCCGGGTCGCCGCTGGACGGAAAAACCGCTGCGGCAAGCCATTTGGGCCATAATTACGGCCTCAATATCCTCGGCATTCTCCGCGGAGCCCTTATCAAGCTGGCTCCGGGTAAGGACGAAATCCTGCGCGCCGGGGACCGGCTGATCATTGAGGGCGAAGTCGAGGTTCTCCAGCAAACCCAGGAAGGACTCGGCCTGGTACTCGAGCCCAAGGGGGCAGCGCCGGATATGGTGCTGGCCGACCGCGACGTCGGAGTAGCCGAGATCGTGATCTCCCCTCACGCCGACGTCGTCGGCCGGTCATTGCGCGACATTCACTTTCGCGAGAAGTTCGGGCTTGCAGTACTTGCGCTTCTCCGCGAAGGTCAGCCGGTGAAGCGGGGTGTGCCGGACGTGCCCTTGCGGGTCGGCGACGCGTTGCTCGTGCAAGGTCCGCGTGCACGTCTGGAACTGCTTCGCGCCGAGCGGAATTTTATCATCCTGGAGGAACCCGAGTATGTCGGTGGAATTGCCCGGCCCGACAAGGCGCCCTGGGCGCTGCTGGGAATGCTTCTCATGCTCTTGCTTGCTGGTCTGGGCCTGCTGAGCATCGCTGCCGCCGCACTGCTGGGGGCAGTGGTGATGGTCGTGTCGGGCGCCCTGAAGATGGAGGAGGGCTACCAAGCCATCGAATGGAAAGCTGTTGTCATGATCGGGGGAATGCTGTCGATGGGAACGGCTCTGGAGAAGAGCGGGGCCGCCACCCTGATTTCCCATAGCCTCCTGCACGTGCTCGGCCCGTTGGGCCCCGCGGCCGTGATGGCAGGTTTCTTCGTTTTATCCATGTTTCTGGCTCAGGTTCTTTCGGGAGCCGCGACGGTTGTTTTGATGGCTCCCATTGCCCTGAGCACCGCAATGCAGCTGCAGGTAAGCGCCCACCCGCTCCTCATGACGGTGGTCTTAGGGGCCTCCTGCGCTTTTCTTACGCCTGTAAGTCATCCGGCGAATGTGCTCGTTATGGGTCCGGGAGGATACAGATTTGTCGATTATGCTCGCGTCGGTGGGTATCTCACGCTGATCGTTTTCCTGCTCGTGATGGTTCTGGTGCCCCGCTTTTGGCCCTTTTAG